A genomic region of Ensifer adhaerens contains the following coding sequences:
- a CDS encoding NADP-dependent malic enzyme gives MNTGDKTKSQTGPASGDIDQQALFFHRYPRPGKLEIQPTKPLGNQRDLALAYSPGVAAPCIAIRDNPETAADFTARANLVAVISNGTAVLGLGNIGPLASKPVMEGKAVLFKKFAGIDVFDIEIDASSIERMVDVISALEPTFGGINLEDIKAPECFEVERRLREKMQIPVFHDDQHGTAIIVAAAILNGLELAGKDIAKAKIVTSGAGAAALACLNLLVTLGAKRENIWVHDLEGLVYKGREVLMDEWKSIYAQDSSNRVLADSIGGADVFLGLSAAGVLKPELLVQMAEKPLIMALANPTPEIMPEAARAARPDAMICTGRSDFPNQVNNVLCFPHIFRGALDCGASTINEEMKMAAVRAIAGLAREEPSDVAARAYSGETPVFGPDYLIPSPFDQRLILRIAPAVAKAAEESGVATRPIQDYDAYLDKLNRFVFRSGFIMKPVFAAAKNAQKNRVIFAEGEDERVLRAAQVLLEEGTARPILIGRPQIIETRLRRYGLRIRPDVDFEVVNPEGDPRYRDYVEDYFALVGRLGVIPEAARTIVRTNTTVIGALAVKRGEADALICGVEGRYSRHMRDVSQIIGKREGVLDFSALSLLISQRGATFFTDTYVSYCPSAEEIAQTTVMAAQEIRRFGITPRAALVSHSNFGSRDSESATKMRKALQLVRELAPDLEVDGEMHGDAAISEALRHRVMPDSSLSGEANLLVFPNLDAANITLGVVKTMTDSLHVGPILLGSALPAHILSPSVTSRGVVNMAALAVVEASHPG, from the coding sequence ATGAACACGGGCGACAAAACGAAATCCCAGACAGGTCCGGCCAGCGGCGACATCGACCAGCAGGCCCTTTTCTTCCACCGTTACCCTCGCCCGGGAAAGCTCGAAATCCAGCCCACCAAGCCGCTCGGCAACCAGCGTGACCTGGCGCTTGCCTATTCGCCGGGTGTGGCAGCACCCTGTATCGCCATTCGCGACAACCCGGAAACGGCTGCGGATTTCACCGCCCGTGCCAACCTGGTTGCCGTGATCTCCAACGGCACGGCCGTGCTCGGCCTCGGCAATATCGGTCCGCTGGCTTCCAAGCCGGTGATGGAAGGCAAGGCGGTTCTCTTCAAGAAGTTTGCCGGCATCGACGTCTTCGACATCGAAATCGACGCGTCGAGCATCGAGCGCATGGTCGACGTGATCTCGGCGCTGGAGCCCACCTTCGGCGGCATCAATCTTGAAGACATCAAGGCGCCCGAGTGCTTCGAGGTCGAGCGCCGCCTGCGCGAAAAGATGCAGATCCCGGTCTTCCATGACGACCAGCACGGAACTGCCATCATCGTCGCCGCCGCCATCCTCAACGGCCTGGAACTCGCCGGCAAGGACATCGCCAAGGCGAAGATCGTCACCTCCGGCGCTGGCGCGGCCGCACTTGCCTGTCTCAACCTGCTCGTGACGCTCGGCGCCAAGCGCGAGAACATCTGGGTCCACGACCTCGAAGGCCTGGTCTACAAGGGGCGCGAAGTGCTGATGGACGAGTGGAAGTCCATCTATGCGCAGGACAGCAGCAACCGCGTTCTCGCCGACAGCATCGGCGGCGCAGACGTCTTCCTCGGCCTGTCCGCCGCAGGCGTGCTGAAGCCGGAACTGCTGGTCCAGATGGCCGAAAAGCCGCTGATCATGGCGCTTGCCAACCCGACGCCGGAAATCATGCCGGAAGCCGCCCGTGCCGCCCGCCCGGACGCGATGATCTGCACCGGCCGCTCGGACTTCCCGAACCAGGTCAACAACGTTCTCTGCTTCCCGCACATCTTCCGCGGCGCGCTCGACTGCGGCGCAAGCACGATCAACGAAGAAATGAAGATGGCGGCGGTCCGCGCCATTGCCGGTCTCGCCCGCGAAGAGCCGTCCGATGTTGCCGCCCGCGCCTATTCCGGCGAGACCCCGGTCTTCGGCCCGGACTACCTGATCCCCTCGCCCTTCGACCAGCGCCTCATCCTGCGCATCGCGCCGGCCGTCGCCAAGGCGGCTGAGGAAAGCGGTGTCGCCACCCGTCCGATCCAGGACTATGACGCCTACCTCGACAAGCTGAACCGCTTCGTCTTCCGCTCGGGCTTCATCATGAAGCCGGTGTTCGCGGCCGCCAAGAACGCCCAGAAGAACCGGGTTATCTTTGCCGAAGGCGAAGACGAGCGCGTGCTGCGCGCCGCTCAGGTGCTGCTCGAAGAGGGTACTGCCCGCCCGATCCTGATCGGCCGCCCGCAGATCATCGAGACCCGCCTGCGCCGCTACGGCCTGCGCATCCGTCCCGATGTCGATTTCGAAGTGGTCAACCCCGAGGGCGATCCGCGCTACCGCGACTATGTCGAGGACTACTTCGCCCTCGTCGGCCGTCTCGGCGTCATCCCGGAAGCCGCCCGCACTATCGTGCGAACCAACACGACGGTCATCGGCGCACTTGCCGTCAAGCGCGGCGAAGCCGATGCGCTGATCTGCGGCGTCGAAGGACGCTACTCCAGGCACATGCGCGACGTTTCGCAGATCATCGGCAAGCGTGAAGGCGTGCTCGACTTCTCGGCCTTGAGCCTGCTGATCTCCCAGCGCGGCGCCACCTTCTTCACCGACACCTATGTAAGCTACTGCCCGAGCGCCGAGGAAATCGCCCAGACGACTGTCATGGCCGCGCAGGAAATCCGCCGCTTCGGCATCACGCCGCGTGCAGCCCTCGTCTCGCACTCGAACTTCGGTTCGCGCGATTCGGAAAGCGCCACCAAGATGCGCAAGGCGCTTCAGCTCGTGCGGGAACTGGCGCCCGATCTCGAAGTCGACGGCGAAATGCATGGCGATGCAGCGATCTCGGAAGCGCTGCGCCACCGCGTCATGCCAGACAGCAGCCTGTCTGGCGAAGCCAACCTCCTGGTCTTCCCCAATCTCGATGCCGCCAACATCACGCTCGGCGTCGTCAAGACCATGACCGACAGCCTGCATGTCGGCCCGATCCTTCTCGGTTCGGCGCTTCCCGCGCACATCCTGTCGCCTTCGGTCACGTCGCGCGGGGTCGTCAACATGGCGGCTCTCGCGGTCGTCGAAGCCAGCCATCCGGGCTGA